The Cryptomeria japonica chromosome 2, Sugi_1.0, whole genome shotgun sequence region GGATAACTGCAGGTAGTGTTATGTTGGACTTGGGATTGTAAAAGAATATGTCTGTTTTGTCAGGTTCAGAGGCAATGTTTGCAGATTTAGGGCACTTTTCTCAGCTATCAATCCAGGTATAGGACAAATCCAATCTCCAATGTAAGAGCCTTCCATTTAATTTTTGAGATTCAAATTAGatttattgctaaattcttctcttaaTACAAGTGACTAGAGCTGTAGTGGTGACATCAGAGACTTTTCATTTTGCTGCAGATGGCTTTCACTTTTATGATCTATCCTTCTCTAATTCTAGTTTATATGGGTCAAGCAGCTTACATATCACGGCATCATGACATTAGTCGTAGCCCAATCGGGTTTTACATGTCTGTGCCAGGTAATGCTTTTATGTGAAATACCTGTAATATAAATTAGCTTTGTGCTCTCGCACATGCTTTTCTAACTAGTTATTTTACCAATCTATATCAATATACTCAATTTACCTTTGCAGAATGTGTAAGAGCACCTATAATAGCAGTAGCAATGGCTACATCGGTGGTTGCAAGCCAAGCAATGATTACAGGCACATTTTCAATCATTAATCAAGCTTTGACACTTGGTTATTTTCCTAGGGTGAAGGTGGTGCACACATCAGATAAAATACATGGGAGAGTTTATATTCCTGAAATCAACTGGATTCTAATGATTATATGTCTTGCTGTAACTTTTGGATTCAGGGATGTCAAGTCCTTGGGAAATGCAACTGGTATGTTCCTTCTAGATTCTTTAACCAGttttgtttgctccatatctattTTGCACTCATGGGAGATTAATGATTTTATGGTGTGAAAACATTTGGGCTCTTGGAGTTTGTAATATCCATACAATCCCTTGGATGCAGGCTTGGCAGTCATCGTTGTTATGCTGGTCACAACCTTTTTCATGTCATTGATAATAGTATTGTGCTGGCATAGGAGTTTCCTGTTAGCATTATgctttcttgttttctttggattCATTGAATCTCTGTACTTTTCAGCCTCTCTTGTAAAATTTAAAGAGGGGGCTTGGGTGCCATTGGTTTTATCTTTGATCCTCATGATGATCATGTATGCATGGCACTATGGAACCCTCAAGAAGTATGAATTTGATTTGCAGAATAAGGTCTCCATAAATTGGATTGCAAGTCTTTGTCCCAGTCTAGAGGTGGCACGTGTTCGTGGAATAGGACTTATGTACACAGAACTTGTCAGTGGAATACCTGCAATTTTTTCACACTTCGTGACAAATCTTTCTGCATTCCATCAGGTTCTTGTCTTTGTATGTATCAAATCAGTGCCAGTACCATATGTTCCAACAGGGGAACGGTATCTTATTGGGCGTGTTGGGCCAAAAGAGTTGAGGTTGTACAGATGTATTGTTAGATATGGATATCGTGATACTCGGAAGGAAAGTGATGACTTTGAAGATCAACTTATCTATAACCTTGGTGAGTTCATTTGTTCAGGGCAAAGTTTTTCCGACACTTCACCAGAAGAAAAGATGACTGTTATGGGCACAACTTTGTGGTCTGGGAATGGCATTGATGCTGCTGCAAGTTGTGATTCAATAGAAAGCCTACATTCTGCTACAGTGTCACAAGTTAGGTCAACACCAACTATTCAAAGCATCCAAGAAATAGAACCTGCTTCGCTTAATCAAGCTCGGAGAAGAAAAGTTAGGTTTATATTGCCTAGCAGCCCTGAAACAGATCatgctataagagatgaactagAAGAACTTTTGGACGCAAAGGAATCTGGAACTGCCTTT contains the following coding sequences:
- the LOC131038070 gene encoding potassium transporter 2 isoform X1 is translated as MDEEAKGGLNEDSRKKESWKSVLTLAYQSLGVVYGDLSISPLYVFRNTFAEDIQHSSGNEEIYGALSFVFWTLTLVTLFKYVFLVLKANDNGEGGTFSLYALLCRHAKVSLFPNQQTADEELSTYKMQLPSDTRNGTRIKIMLEKYKKFQVALLVMALLGICMVIGDGVLTPALSVFSAVSGLEDYVGEERHKYVLAPISCFILVCLFALQHYGTHRLGFMFAPIVLVWLICMSSLGLYNIFTYNKHIYNALSPYAMYIFMRKTRARGWKSLAGVLLCITGSEAMFADLGHFSQLSIQMAFTFMIYPSLILVYMGQAAYISRHHDISRSPIGFYMSVPECVRAPIIAVAMATSVVASQAMITGTFSIINQALTLGYFPRVKVVHTSDKIHGRVYIPEINWILMIICLAVTFGFRDVKSLGNATGLAVIVVMLVTTFFMSLIIVLCWHRSFLLALCFLVFFGFIESLYFSASLVKFKEGAWVPLVLSLILMMIMYAWHYGTLKKYEFDLQNKVSINWIASLCPSLEVARVRGIGLMYTELVSGIPAIFSHFVTNLSAFHQVLVFVCIKSVPVPYVPTGERYLIGRVGPKELRLYRCIVRYGYRDTRKESDDFEDQLIYNLGEFICSGQSFSDTSPEEKMTVMGTTLWSGNGIDAAASCDSIESLHSATVSQVRSTPTIQSIQEIEPASLNQARRRKVRFILPSSPETDHAIRDELEELLDAKESGTAFILAHSDVQARKGSSFLKMIAINFVYNFLKNNCRESTLALGVPHAALMKVGMVYTV
- the LOC131038070 gene encoding potassium transporter 2 isoform X2, with the protein product MEKESWKSVLTLAYQSLGVVYGDLSISPLYVFRNTFAEDIQHSSGNEEIYGALSFVFWTLTLVTLFKYVFLVLKANDNGEGGTFSLYALLCRHAKVSLFPNQQTADEELSTYKMQLPSDTRNGTRIKIMLEKYKKFQVALLVMALLGICMVIGDGVLTPALSVFSAVSGLEDYVGEERHKYVLAPISCFILVCLFALQHYGTHRLGFMFAPIVLVWLICMSSLGLYNIFTYNKHIYNALSPYAMYIFMRKTRARGWKSLAGVLLCITGSEAMFADLGHFSQLSIQMAFTFMIYPSLILVYMGQAAYISRHHDISRSPIGFYMSVPECVRAPIIAVAMATSVVASQAMITGTFSIINQALTLGYFPRVKVVHTSDKIHGRVYIPEINWILMIICLAVTFGFRDVKSLGNATGLAVIVVMLVTTFFMSLIIVLCWHRSFLLALCFLVFFGFIESLYFSASLVKFKEGAWVPLVLSLILMMIMYAWHYGTLKKYEFDLQNKVSINWIASLCPSLEVARVRGIGLMYTELVSGIPAIFSHFVTNLSAFHQVLVFVCIKSVPVPYVPTGERYLIGRVGPKELRLYRCIVRYGYRDTRKESDDFEDQLIYNLGEFICSGQSFSDTSPEEKMTVMGTTLWSGNGIDAAASCDSIESLHSATVSQVRSTPTIQSIQEIEPASLNQARRRKVRFILPSSPETDHAIRDELEELLDAKESGTAFILAHSDVQARKGSSFLKMIAINFVYNFLKNNCRESTLALGVPHAALMKVGMVYTV